From a region of the Mycolicibacterium sp. MU0050 genome:
- a CDS encoding Hsp20/alpha crystallin family protein, with protein MSSQKTMTLWDRPAFNLDRWVRDFFGPAAADDWFKPLNPQSTGFHPAAEAIRDGDDAVVRLELPGVDVDKDVTVVVRDGRLMIHGERRDEHSSEEDGRTLREVRYGAFRRSFALPEHVTGDDVTASYHAGVLTVRVRGAHEQREVPGAQRIAIESK; from the coding sequence ATGAGCAGTCAGAAGACCATGACGCTGTGGGACCGTCCGGCCTTCAACCTTGACCGTTGGGTGCGCGACTTCTTCGGCCCCGCAGCCGCGGACGATTGGTTCAAGCCGCTGAACCCGCAGAGCACGGGGTTCCACCCGGCAGCCGAGGCCATCCGGGACGGCGACGACGCGGTGGTTCGCCTTGAACTACCGGGGGTCGACGTGGACAAGGATGTGACCGTCGTGGTCCGGGACGGCCGACTGATGATTCACGGCGAACGCCGCGATGAACACAGCTCCGAGGAGGACGGCCGGACCTTGCGCGAGGTGCGCTACGGCGCATTCCGCCGCTCGTTTGCGCTGCCCGAGCACGTCACCGGCGACGACGTCACCGCGTCGTACCACGCCGGCGTGCTGACCGTCCGGGTCCGCGGGGCGCACGAGCAGCGGGAGGTCCCCGGCGCGCAGCGCATCGCGATCGAAAGCAAATAA
- a CDS encoding isocitrate lyase/phosphoenolpyruvate mutase family protein — MSNEVLAQRAETLLGLHKPGDPVVLPTVWDAWSANLAVEAGFGALTVGSHPVADSVGKPDGEGMAFDDLLTRVAQITAKVDVPISVDVESGYGLPAEDLIGGLLRAGAVGLNIEDSVHSEGKRLRSSGEHAALVGALREAADKAGVHVVVNARTDLFLRKDGDEGDRVDRAIARLKEAAAAGADCLYPVGRHDPDTLARLASELPLPINAIGMPDQDDPASFGPLGVGRISFGPFFQAALATRANEILGRWR, encoded by the coding sequence ATGAGTAACGAAGTCCTGGCCCAGCGGGCCGAAACGTTGCTGGGCCTGCACAAGCCCGGCGACCCGGTGGTGCTGCCGACCGTGTGGGACGCCTGGTCGGCGAACCTGGCGGTCGAGGCGGGGTTCGGCGCGTTGACCGTGGGCAGCCACCCGGTGGCCGACTCGGTGGGCAAGCCCGACGGGGAAGGGATGGCATTCGACGACCTGCTGACCCGCGTCGCCCAGATCACCGCGAAGGTCGACGTCCCGATCTCGGTCGACGTCGAGTCGGGCTACGGCCTGCCGGCCGAGGATCTGATCGGCGGCCTGCTGCGCGCCGGTGCGGTGGGGCTCAACATCGAGGACTCGGTGCACAGCGAGGGCAAGCGGTTGCGGTCCTCCGGCGAGCACGCGGCGTTGGTCGGCGCGCTGCGCGAGGCCGCCGACAAGGCGGGGGTGCACGTGGTGGTCAACGCCCGCACCGACCTGTTCCTGCGCAAGGACGGCGACGAGGGCGACCGCGTCGACCGCGCGATCGCCCGGTTGAAGGAGGCCGCCGCGGCCGGCGCGGACTGCCTCTACCCGGTCGGCCGCCACGACCCGGACACGTTGGCGCGGCTGGCGTCCGAACTGCCCTTGCCGATCAACGCCATCGGGATGCCCGACCAGGACGACCCGGCGTCGTTCGGGCCGTTGGGCGTGGGGCGGATCAGCTTCGGGCCGTTCTTCCAGGCTGCGCTCGCCACCCGCGCCAACGAGATCCTCGGCCGCTGGCGCTGA